A stretch of the Duncaniella dubosii genome encodes the following:
- a CDS encoding glycerophosphodiester phosphodiesterase — protein sequence MKRFKLSLIAVIGIAFFTQASEPTLIGRRGCGYAIENTAEAYLEGARRGYKMMEAHVRATADSVFVTSHDGKTDRLGGKMKIANSTIAELRTERYTQTRDSATYEGSGICTVGEFLDICKENGVAPLLHLKTFSKDTKDSGHLTPLAKLIAEKGATGDCIILTSEPDYIDYLMANHPEIRLQFQADTKWQERFEWSCSRKLDVQIRADLVDADCVRRYHDAGVKVNVWTVNTPEEYVRLKDCGVDYIVTDYIVP from the coding sequence ATGAAACGATTTAAACTGTCACTGATAGCTGTCATAGGCATCGCTTTTTTCACACAAGCTTCCGAACCGACCCTAATCGGACGGCGCGGCTGCGGATATGCCATAGAAAATACAGCCGAAGCATACCTCGAAGGCGCGCGACGCGGCTACAAGATGATGGAAGCTCATGTACGCGCAACAGCCGATTCGGTATTTGTCACATCTCATGACGGAAAGACCGACCGGCTGGGAGGAAAGATGAAAATAGCTAACTCGACCATAGCCGAACTGCGCACCGAGCGCTACACACAGACCCGCGACAGCGCTACTTATGAAGGTTCGGGAATCTGCACCGTCGGCGAATTCCTCGACATCTGCAAAGAAAACGGAGTCGCACCGCTGCTCCATCTGAAGACTTTTTCAAAGGATACGAAAGATAGCGGACATCTCACGCCACTCGCAAAGCTTATCGCTGAGAAAGGTGCTACCGGAGACTGCATCATACTGACATCCGAACCTGACTATATAGACTATCTGATGGCCAACCATCCTGAAATCAGGCTCCAGTTTCAGGCCGACACAAAGTGGCAGGAACGCTTCGAATGGTCATGCTCGCGCAAACTCGACGTGCAGATACGCGCGGATCTCGTCGATGCAGACTGTGTGAGGCGTTACCATGATGCAGGTGTCAAAGTCAACGTGTGGACAGTCAATACTCCTGAAGAATATGTCCGTCTTAAAGACTGCGGAGTCGACTATATCGTGACGGACTATATCGTGCCTTAA
- a CDS encoding patatin-like phospholipase family protein: MLKFSRKPYKVGLVLSGGGARGFANAGALLALEEVGIKPDIIAGVSAGSVVTAMYASGIAPEEIVTAFSNISFGNLAELGVPRDGFFSMDGFKKFLKKQIKYERIEDLPIPALICATDLDNNRPVAFSEGSIVDCVAASCSIPIVFKPVRINGVTYVDGGVLANLPAWALRDSCKYVIGINCSPVPRRGKPKSLMDIAHRTYDLLVKNNSQSQMELCDLAISIDDVASYKVFNLKEIRRVFRSGYDNTLSALLDAGFTHRGPVRKK; the protein is encoded by the coding sequence ATGCTTAAATTTTCACGGAAACCTTACAAAGTAGGTCTCGTCCTCAGCGGAGGGGGAGCACGTGGATTCGCAAACGCGGGCGCACTGCTCGCCCTTGAAGAAGTCGGCATCAAACCCGACATAATCGCCGGTGTCAGCGCGGGTTCTGTGGTGACAGCCATGTATGCCTCAGGAATCGCCCCGGAGGAGATTGTGACTGCGTTCAGCAATATTTCTTTCGGAAACTTAGCGGAACTCGGAGTGCCGCGCGACGGTTTTTTCTCAATGGACGGCTTCAAGAAATTTCTTAAGAAGCAAATCAAATATGAACGCATCGAGGACCTCCCGATTCCGGCACTCATCTGTGCGACCGACCTTGACAACAACAGGCCGGTGGCATTCTCGGAAGGGAGCATCGTGGACTGCGTGGCTGCATCGTGCAGCATTCCGATCGTGTTCAAGCCTGTAAGAATCAACGGCGTGACATACGTCGACGGTGGCGTGCTCGCCAATCTTCCGGCATGGGCACTCAGAGACAGTTGCAAATATGTCATCGGAATCAACTGCAGCCCTGTCCCCCGCAGAGGCAAACCCAAATCACTCATGGACATAGCCCACCGTACCTACGACCTTCTCGTAAAAAACAATTCGCAATCGCAGATGGAACTGTGTGACCTCGCCATCAGCATTGACGATGTTGCCTCCTATAAGGTGTTCAACCTAAAGGAAATCCGGCGAGTGTTCCGTTCGGGTTACGACAACACTCTGTCCGCGTTGCTTGACGCCGGCTTCACTCACCGTGGCCCGGTCAGAAAGAAATAG
- a CDS encoding alpha-amylase family glycosyl hydrolase, which translates to MNQKPVIYQLLPRLFTNTNNHCVPNGTYAQNGSGKMNDITDTVLAGIKELGATHVWYTGIIEHATKTDYSRYGIRPDNPYVVKGQAGSPYAIKDYYDIDPDLAENVEDRMGEFEALVARSHDAGLDVIIDFVPNHTARCYNSDAKPAGVKDFGEDDNTDMFFSPNNNYYYMTRQLFAPSIDLGTGKKAYVEFPAKATGDDCFSAFPTVNNWYETAKLNYGRDPGNWSTHYQPIPDTWMKMLNILRFWASKGVDAFRCDMAHMVPLEFWQWAIPNVKDRYPRIKFIAELYDVKIYRDFIEKGGFDYLYDKVNLYDTLRGIQCSNYSAATITNCWQTVEGISDKMLNFLENHDEQRFGSKFYAGDPAKVIPSLVISSMISTGPMMIYAGQELGEQATDTEGFSGYDGRTTIFDYWSVATLRRWYNHGNPDGSQLTPRERWLRNKYCTILGLCNRERAISNGRFFDLMYVNYHNPTLNPHRQYAFIRSYDGETLIIAVNFSADSCDLAIDIPRHAFDMLNIPEGEVFATELITRQQDIKELRATKPFRTMIPPYDAVIWKIRHRQVKRIPSRS; encoded by the coding sequence ATGAATCAGAAACCAGTCATCTATCAGCTTTTACCACGTCTCTTCACAAATACAAACAATCATTGCGTGCCAAACGGCACATACGCTCAGAACGGTTCAGGCAAGATGAACGATATCACCGATACCGTACTCGCCGGAATCAAAGAACTCGGAGCTACACACGTATGGTATACGGGAATCATCGAACATGCGACCAAAACCGATTACAGCCGCTACGGTATCAGACCCGACAATCCCTACGTGGTCAAAGGACAGGCCGGTTCGCCTTATGCAATCAAGGACTATTACGACATTGATCCTGACCTTGCGGAAAATGTCGAAGACCGAATGGGCGAATTCGAAGCTCTCGTCGCCCGCTCACATGATGCAGGTCTTGACGTTATCATCGACTTTGTGCCCAACCACACCGCCCGCTGCTACAACAGCGATGCCAAACCGGCCGGAGTAAAGGATTTCGGGGAAGATGACAACACCGATATGTTCTTCAGCCCCAATAACAACTATTATTATATGACCCGCCAGCTTTTCGCACCGTCAATCGACCTTGGCACAGGCAAAAAAGCTTACGTCGAATTTCCGGCAAAAGCGACTGGCGACGACTGTTTCTCGGCATTCCCGACGGTCAACAACTGGTATGAGACAGCAAAACTAAACTACGGACGCGATCCGGGCAACTGGAGCACACACTATCAGCCTATTCCAGACACATGGATGAAGATGCTCAACATCCTGCGGTTCTGGGCATCGAAAGGCGTGGACGCTTTCAGATGTGACATGGCCCACATGGTGCCTCTCGAATTCTGGCAGTGGGCGATACCCAATGTCAAGGACCGCTATCCGAGAATCAAATTCATAGCCGAGCTCTATGATGTCAAGATCTACCGCGACTTCATCGAGAAAGGTGGTTTCGACTATCTCTACGACAAAGTGAACCTCTATGACACGCTGCGAGGCATACAATGTTCAAACTACTCGGCGGCGACTATCACCAACTGCTGGCAGACAGTAGAGGGAATCTCGGACAAGATGCTCAATTTCCTTGAAAACCACGACGAACAGCGTTTCGGTTCGAAATTCTATGCCGGCGACCCTGCAAAAGTAATCCCGTCGCTCGTCATCAGCTCGATGATCTCGACAGGTCCGATGATGATATATGCAGGGCAGGAACTCGGCGAACAGGCGACAGATACGGAAGGTTTCAGCGGTTATGACGGCCGCACGACAATCTTTGACTACTGGAGCGTGGCCACACTGCGCAGATGGTATAACCACGGCAATCCCGACGGCTCGCAGCTCACTCCGCGCGAACGCTGGCTGAGAAACAAGTACTGCACAATCCTCGGGCTCTGCAACCGTGAGCGCGCCATTTCCAACGGCCGTTTCTTCGACCTGATGTATGTCAATTATCACAATCCGACTCTCAATCCCCACCGCCAGTATGCGTTTATCCGTTCGTATGACGGCGAAACGCTTATCATAGCCGTGAATTTCTCGGCCGACTCCTGTGACCTCGCGATTGATATCCCGCGCCATGCGTTCGATATGCTCAACATTCCCGAAGGAGAGGTGTTCGCAACCGAACTCATCACACGCCAGCAGGACATCAAGGAACTGCGTGCGACAAAACCGTTCAGGACGATGATTCCTCCATACGACGCTGTAATCTGGAAAATCAGACACCGTCAGGTGAAACGTATTCCAAGCCGTTCATAA